The Oncorhynchus kisutch isolate 150728-3 linkage group LG8, Okis_V2, whole genome shotgun sequence DNA segment CCTTAAATACTGCAGACAGGAGTCAGGTAGGCAGTCCTTAAATACTGCAGACAGGAGTCAGGTAGGCAGTCCTTAAATACTGCAGACAGGAGTCAGGTAGGCAGTCCTTAAATACTGCAGACAGGTGTCAGGTAGGCAGTCCTTAAATACTGCAGACAGGAGCCAGGTAGGCAGTCCTTAAATACTGCAGACAGGAGCCAGGTAGGCAGTCCTTGTATAAAAGTTCCTGTACTTCATTTCAGAGTGGAAGACTTTCATTAAAGCTGTGGTTATAGGGCCTACAGGTTAACATAGGTCCCAGTCAAGCCGAGACTAAATTGACTTATGGTTGTTATCTGATTGGAGTgctgactgtgtggtgtgtgtgattgGCTAGCTCTGACCCCTCGGAGGAATCTGATTGGCTGACTGTGCTCCTGTGACCCTTTTCGGGGGTCTTATTGGTTAGTTTTTAGCCTTTACCAGTAGGTTGACATGTGTCCTTCCCTCTGGCTGATGATGGATGACCAGTGAGTggtcaggtctctccagggagGTAGTGGGGGAGGAGATCAATGACTCTCTTAATCAACATGATTAAAACACCACATCTCTCTGTCACAGCCTCTggcctctccacacacacacacacacacacacataacatacacacacacacacacataatatacaCTCTCCCATGTTTCTGTAACTGCTAAAAAGCGAGTGTGTGATACACTCTCTCCTGTCACCTGCTCCGCTGTGCTGCCAGAGAGCTTTTGATTGGCCCTGACAGAACCAATTAGATTTAGCTGTTGATAGGGATACGGAGCTAGGCGATGGGGgaacgagggaggagagagggggactgacAGTGGAGACTGATCCAAATCTAACTTCTGTCACATAGTagatctctcccctcctcctcatctcatctcctttCCCATTTTCTCCTTCAATCCCTCcatgcctctcctctccttcaatcactccatacctctcctctccttccatccctccatacctctcctctccttccatccctcccctaTCCTTCAATCCctccatacctctcctctccttcaatccctccatacctctcctctccttccatccctccatacctctccTTTAATCCccccatacctctcctctccttcaatccctccatacctctcctctccttccatccctccatacctctcctctccttcaatccctccatacctctcctctccttcaatccctccatacctctcctctccttcaatccctccatacctctcctctccttcaatccctccatacctctcctctccttcaatccctccatacctctcctctccttcaatccctcccctctccttcaatccctcccctctccttcaatcccttcatacctctcctctccttcaatccctccatacctctcctctccttcaatccctccatacctctcctctccttcaatccctcccctctccttcaatcccatcatacctctcctctccttcaatcccttcatacctctcctctccttcaatcCCTtcgtacctctcctctccttcaaaccctccgtacctctcctctccttcaaaccctccgtacctctcctctctttcaaaACCTTCGTACCTCTCCTTCAAACCCTCCGTACCTCACCTCTTCTTCTAACACtccgtacctctcctctccttcaaaccatccgtacctctcctctccttcagtaTGTTCAGTCATTAGTAGTCATTACACTCATTAGTCATTTGTAGTTTGTTTGTGTTTTGTCACATGATGTGGTGAGACTTCTATATCCAGTGGCACTGTTTTCTTGTAGGGTAATACTATAATGGTTGTGTGAGGAGTACCAGGGGTCTACAACCTGTAGGGTAATACTATAATGGTTGTGTGAGGAGTACCAGGGGTCTACAACCTGTAGGGTAATACTATAATGGTTGTGTGAGGAGTACCAGGGGTCTACAACCTGTAGGGTAATACTATAATGGTTGTGTGAGGTGTACCAGGGGTCTTCAACCTGTAGGGTAATACTATAATGGTTGTGTGAGGAGTACCAGGGGTCTACAACCTGTAGGGTAATACTATAATGGTTGTGTGAGGAGTACCAGGGGTCTACAACCTGTAGGGTAATACTATAATGGTTGTGTGAGGAGTACCAGGGGTCTACAACCTGTAGGGTAATACTATAATGGTTGTGTGAGGAGTACCAGGGGTCTACAACCTGTAGGGTAATACTATAATGGTTGTGTGAGGAGTACCAGGGGTCTACAACCTGTAGGGTAATACTATAATGGTTGTGTGAGGAGTACCAGGGGTCTACAACCTGTAGGGTAATACTATAATGGTTGTGTGAGGAGTACCAGGGGACTTCAACCTGTAGGGTAATACTATAATGGTTGTGTGAGGAGTACCAGGGGTCTACAACCTGTAGGGTAATACTATAATGGTTGTGTGAGGAGTACCAGGGGTCTACAACCTGTAGGGTAATACTATAATGGTTGTGTGAGGAGTACCAGGGGTCTTCAACCTGTAGGGTAATACTATAATGGTTGTGTGAGGAGTACCAGGGGTCTACAACCTGTAGGGTAATACTATAATGGTTGTGTGAGGAGTACCAGGGGTCTACAACCTGTAGGGTAATACTATAATGGTTGTGTGAGGAGTACCAGGGGTCTACAACCTGTAGGGTAATACTATAATGGTTGTGTGAGGAGTACCAGGGGtcttcaacttgctcaatttcatTCCCTATCTGAGAAATCCTCTGCCTCACCTTATCAGATACTATTTCTTATTATTTTCTCACTTGTGTACacattctgtatgtgtgtgtatatttccTCTGCTTGTCAGATCGTATTACACCATCCTGTcaaccctctccctctgtgtccttcATCATAGGAGACATAcattcacaaatacacacacccacGGACACATCCATCCAACCAGGTGATAGACATCACTGTCcatacacgcaaacacacacacatgcttgcctgctcacacactcactcacaaacaTCCTGCCACTGTACTTTTCTGACATGCGTACACATACACATCTAGTCACACTGACAATACTACACTAAGTACTAGTAGTTGGATGACAGTGTGTGTGGATGTTTCCCTCTTCAGGATGTATGACTACCAGCGCGTGCCAGCTTCCCTACCTCCCCTGTCCCAGGGACCTAGCCTGGCCAAACGACCCcgctcctcctccacttcctctggGCACAGACGCAGCCGAGACAGGCCCCCCTCCAAGAGCTCCAGAGCCCACTCCACCAGCTCCAACAGGGCCAAGTGtgagtaaaacacacacactcacacactacactCAAGATGGTTCTTTCATTACAACACTTCAATAGCAGCCTCTTTCCTTAATGGATCCTAGCCAATCAGGTCTCATTATTAGCCCAAATCAACAGAGCAGAACCAATAGGCAGTGTGTATGCTGTTCTAATACCCACCCTCATCACCTTGATAGTCCTTATTACCAACACACTCACAGAAACTTGCCTTGGatcctttccttccttctctccccctctctcattctctatatctctcctcccccttctcgctccctccctcaacctctccctaCTTGTAGTGAGAATGGAGGAGCTGCAGGTCATTAAGAGGGAGCTGACTCTGATAAAGACACAGATTGACGGGCTGCTTGACAACCTGGACAGGATGGACACACAGAGGCAGGACCACACAGGTGAGACAACCaatcagagaaagagacagaggagtggACAGGTGAAATAGGAGTAAAGCATGATAGGGGAAGCCACAGTGTGTGCTTTCACCTGTCCGGTTCTTACGAATCAGTGAAGAAGAATGACAGTGAGAAGTACAGAGACGGCGAAAGAAGGCTTATAGGAGAATAAATACAAAGTCCTACAGGGAAGTGTTGTAGCTGCTGCTCTCATGTGGCCACATGGACAAACTGCACCTTTGTCCTTTCTacgacacacatactgtaccgacaaataaaaaaagaaatgtgtgtgtcatCTCATCCTTTCTATATCTTATCTGTACACGTTGCCTTTGGGTGGTTGACTGATCTCATCTCCGCATTCATTTATTCCAACGTAAATTATGATCCTCCTCCACTACTGTACctcatctctcctttctgtctccctctcccctctcctatttCTTTCTCTATCGCCACATCTCTCCCTCATCCTGTCATTCTTGTTCTCTCCTCTCGTCTGTCAAATCATGCATTGCAGTTGACCATCAATGGTTTAGATTGAAAGTGAGAACAGGCACACCAACACTGATCTGTCCTATAGAGGGAACTTAGTGAAAGTTCACTCCtattcactccctctctctccgtgtttTTTAGGGTCTCCCGTGAGGGAGGGCAGCCTGGCCGGGTCACCGTACTCCCCCTCCGCCAGCAGTGGTGAGCGCTCACCCTCCCCCCTGTCCCCCCCACGCCGCTGCATCCAGAGAGAGAGCCCCGAACTGGGGGAGGCCAGCGACGATGATCACACGGTAACTGGcttgatgtctgtgtgtggagaatCTCTGAATGTGAGTGGGAGTTCTTTCTCCTTGTCTCTGAGCGACATGAGGGCCTAAGCATGTCCTATGGTTGGCTGTGATTTAGCAGCTGTCAGTGTGATTTGGCATGCAACAGAAATAGTGCTTatctccacacacagaaacacacacaaacagacacacaaacataaatACACACAAAGAGAACACTGACAAGAGCATCAAATCCATAGCCATTTTGAGTAATAAAAACAAATCAATAGCATGACACTTGAAGATCTCATTCTGGGTTCATCTCACCCACACACAGTTCACAATCATAACTGACATTCAACTCAAACACACAAAGAAAATCTGAGAGtaaaagcaagagagagaaagaaagagagattgaaaATAGGACAAATGAAAGCTGGACAGGATGCTCTTACCCTGACAGATGAGTGGGTGTTTATATAGAAGACTATTATCCTCCAGACCTTCCTCATCATTGTGTATAATCACCCTGGAGAGGGGAGCCTTACCTGAACAAAACACTCTTTGGTGTTTTGACACACTGTTGCTgattgagcgtgtgtgtgttacagatgaATAACCACAGCTCTGACCCTGAGGACGAGATGTGAGGATGGAAACAGAGAAGAAACGGAGGAGCGTCAGACATAGAGGAAGAGAATATCTGTCTTGTCAAGAAGTTACCATGCCAACAACTGATTCAGAGGCCCCACTCCTGTCGAACCAACCAGTTACATTGTATTCTACATCCACATATACATCAAACAGaaatacactactacacacaccactTTGTGTTCAGAGTTAGCCTCTTTAGGTTCTAAATCatctattcctcctctctctgtctggtaaGGGCAGATATTGTATGTgtgaacagcacacacacacagacacacaggcacacacacacacacacactgtaattacAGTTTATCAGAAATCAACTCCATGTATCTCCCTTGGCTATTCCCCACTGAGATcagctcaccacacacacacacacacacattttatctGTAGAGTGTAATTATTAACCAGAAGAGGAAGGTGAAATAATTTCCATATTTATAATTTTCTTACGCTCTTTTTAGCACGTCTTCATATTTTCCTGAATAACATTCTGATTACCAATCCGTATAAATTTTACCTGCATATTGAGAgactgttttaaaaaaaaatgagcATACTATAGATGTCGCAATCATAGTTTTTCAGTGAGTTGAGTTATTTTGTTATCTGTATATCATATCACTACCAGAGCATGAATTCATCAGTTTATACTTGTCCATcagttaaacccccccccccttatgtCTGTGTAATGTTATCTCCCTGCTGTATTACTACCTGTCTGTATTAGGTATGAGGAGACAGTAGCCCATCTCTTCCTCTATGTACCTGGCGCTATGAGCTGAGGAGAGGCCCCAGCCCGGTCCATGTGTAATATTGTGTATTACTGTAAAACTTTACTGTATTAGGTCAGCTGTACGATTTTAATCCATcattttgttttagtttttttaattTAATGTTTTTTAAAGCGAGAAGAAAACGATAATTGTTTTATTATAATTCTAGTGGTGTTAAATGTTTTGTTAGTTCTGTTTGTATTCATGAAGAAGCCAAGTGGAAACACTACTCACACTGTCACAGTAGTAAAGGTATTTTCATATTGATTAAAAACACCTCTGGGAGTGTTTTCTTTATcattgtttgtatgtgtgtgtgtgtgtgtgtgtgtgtgtgtttggttttactatccttgtggggaccagaaggaAAATTTGGACAAGTGGGAACATTTCGCCAGTCCCCGCAAGAAAATAGGTTATTTTAGACATGGGGGTTAGGAGTCAGGTTTAAGTTTATGGtttggggttaagggttagggaaaataggaatcAGTTGCTTGGTtcccgtgtctgtgtgtgtaataaaGGGAAACAGGATCAAAGGCAATGCTGTAGTGTGTGTAACTAATGCTGACTGAACAACAAACATTGTAAAGCTCAACATCAGACACAGTGGAACGTGTaaactgtgtgtgtacagtatgtgagtgttacagagaggatggggagagcaAGATGCTTTTTATCTCTCAGAATCACCTTTAGTCGCCAAGTACATTTACACAAACTCAGAATTTTACTTGATGATATGGTGCTGCAGCTGCAAGTGATAGACAACATTtagagacagaatacagacagtgtGGTTTCAACAAGGTTTTACATACAGTAcaattggaaagtattcagaccccttgactttttccacattgtgttactgtaacggttttcttgtgtcgaaggagaggcggaccaaaatgcggcgtggttattattcatgcttctttaataaataaactatacatgaatagactaacaaaaccaagaaatgtgaaaaaccagaacagccctatctggtgcaaacacagagacaggaacaatcacccacaaaacccaacaccaaacaggctacctaaatatggttcccaatcagagacaatgactaacacctgcctctgattgagaaccatatcaggccaaacacagaaactagacacacaacatagaatgcccactcagctcacaccctgaccaaacaaaacatagaaacatacaaagcaaactatggtcagggtgtgacagtacccccccaaggtgcagactccggccgcaaaaaacctgaacctattggggagggtctgggtgggcatctgtccgcggtggcggctctggtgctggacgtggcccccattGTCCGCTTCTGAggcctcctaaccacggcgacccttctaaatgaccccactggacagaggggcggaagctcgggagacagaggggcggaagctcgggacagaggggcggaagctcgggacagaggggctctgggctgaggggcactggcggcactggcggatcctggctgactggcggatcctggctgactggcggcactggcggatcctggctgactggcggcactggcggatcctggctgactggcggcactggcggatcctggctgactggcggctcctggctgactggcggcactggcagatcctggcggctcctggctgactggcggctcctggctgactggcggctcctggctgactggcggctcctggctgactggcagatcctggctgactggcggcactggcagatcctggctgactggcggctcctggctgactggcggcactggcagatcctggctgactggcggctcctggctgactggcggctcctggctgactggcggcgctgggcagacgggaggctctggcaacgctggagaggaaggctctggcagcgctggactgagtagctctggcgcctctggaatgaggggctctagcgcctctggactgaggggcgggagctctggcagcgccgaacaggcgggagactccggctgcgctggagaggaggaaggctccggcagcgctggacaggcgaggcgcactgcaggcctgatgcgtggtgctggcactggtggtactgggccgaggacacgcatgggaagcctggtgcggggagctgccatcggagggctggtgtgtggaggtggtactggatagaccggaccgtgcaggcgcactggagctcttgagcaccgagccttcccaaccttacccggttgaactccctgccagtgcggcgaggtggaatagcccgcactgggctatgcaggcgaaccggggacaccgtgcacaaggctggtgccatgtaagccagCCCAAGGAGatgcactggggaccagatgcgtagagccggcttcatggcacttggctcgatgctcactctagcccgggcgatacgcggagctggtatgtaccgcaccgggctatgcacccgcactggggacaccgtgcgctccaccgcataacacggtgcctgcccggtctctctcgcccccggtaagcacaggaagttggcgcaggtctcctacctggcttcgccacacttcctgtgtgcctccccccaatacattttttggggctgactctcgggcttccatccacgccgccgtgctgcctcctcataccagcgcctctccacCTTCttcgcctccagctcttctttggggcggcgatattctcctggctgtgcccagggtccttttccatcctcccatgtccattcctcctcgcactgcaccttggggcggcgacactcccctggctttgcccagggtcctctcccttCGACGATttcttcccaagtccagaagtctttatatcgctgctcctgctgccgctgcctgtcaccatgccgcttggtcctgttgtggtgggtgattctgtaacggttttcttgagtcgaagaagaggcggaccaaaacgcagcgtggttattattcatggttctttaataaagaaactatacaCAAATAGACTAACAAAACCAAGAAATTTGAAAAACCtgaacagccctatctggtgcaaacacagaaacaggaacaatcacccacaaaacccaacaccaaacaggctacctaaatatggttcccaatcagagacaatgactaacacctgcctctgattgagaaccatatcaggccaaacacagaaacagacaaactagacacacaacatagaatgcccactcagatcacaccctgaccaaacaaaacatagaaacatacaaagcaaactatggtcagggtgtgacagttacattacagccttattcaaaaatggattaaataaaacatttccctcatcactctacacgcaataccccataacgacaaagcaaaaacaaatgtTTGTAGTGTcaaagcttgtagtgtcatacccaagaagactcgaggctgtaatcactgtcaaaggagcttcaacaaagtactgagtaaagcgtctgaatagttatgtaaatgaaatgttttcgtttttatttatttttgctaacattttacaaaaactgtttttgctttgtcattatagggtattgtgtgttgattgatgaggggaaatctaggtaatcaattttagaataaggcataacaaaatgtggaaaaagtcatgggatCTGAATtcctctgaatgcactgtacattataTACATCTAGCTTCTAAACTGGATTGAAAGGGAAATAAAGCAACTCATAGAGCAGATGTTTTTAAGCTCCCCTGTGTAGAGCAGTAGGCATATGTTATTCACCCTGACTGAAACGATGTTAGGCTACACAAGTATGCTAATAATGACATTTAGGCCTACAATCCTCACTTTTATCATTATTAAGGACTTATCTAAAGTGTGCTAAAACGCACTTTGACCCAAGCCTGTTTCCAAAAATGTTAAAAGGCCAATTGTTACTGGGATGTTTGCATACTCTTAACCATTAACAAATGCTGATGTCCCTCCCAACGAGACATGTAAATTGCAACAGCAAACAGCAGCCCTAGTCATATGAATATCCTCGTGAGTTTTGAACTTGTGCTTAAAATCTGTTACAGTTAATTCACCGTAAATGCCATACTTTTCACTAGAGGGGGAAACTGGTTTGGGATGACTTTGAAAGCAGCGCACATGAGTACCAGCCGATTACAGCACATAAAGGATCATATTTTGGACGAATACACGGTAGGCTAATATATTGCTTTTGATTTTCATAAATAGTGTTTTAACCGAAATTATTGACATGTGACATTCGTTTGTCTGCAGGATTGTAATGAAATTCATGAAAATAATAAAGCGAAAGTAAAAGATGGGAAAATATAACAAATGTTGGGTTAGTTCATCTCATAGACATTAAGCGTTCAGCTAGGCCTAACTTCTATTTTAACCCAAATAATAAATAATTTATAGGCTACAGTTAGCATACAGCTTTCTGTATATAGTGTGCAAAATTACAGTAGCCAAATGTCCATAATGTTTACTCACTATGCTGTCGGTGTATACGCTGTAGTGTGCAGAGATGGCAGCTCCATACAGCCCCCTGACCACTCACGTCCTGAACACCGGGATGGGCGTCCCTGGAGCCCACATGGCCCTCAGCCTGCATCGCATGGATCCCTCCACTTCACTCTGGAACCTTCTCACCACAGGGTAACCTCACCACAGAGAGTGCTGTAGCACAAATTAACACAATAATTTCTTAGCAGCTCCATAATAATCAATATAATAGACAAATACACATTTAGTATTTGTTTGATCAATTTCAGATTCACCCCTACAGCCTCTTTCAGTAGGGCTGCATAATATTATCAAATATGAATATATACCGGTAGTAATGTTAATGAGCCAAGGCTTATTTCAGGATCACATCAAACCAATGTCCACTGTATTCAGTATTGTATATCATTTTAAATAATTTCTTCTCAGGACTACTAATGATGATGGGCGCTGCCCAGGGCTCATCACCAGAGAAACTTTCACTCCAGCAGTGTACAAGATACGCTTTGAGACGGGCCAATACTGGGGGAGTCTGGGAGAGACCTCTTTCTACCCATACGTTGAGGTTAGTTGAAGACAGTCTTCAATGCTTTTATCATAAAGAATGTGTGCATTTAAATGTATGATGGCTGGACATATAAAGTTAGACATGAATGTGTCTTTATGTCTACAGAATCAGCTTCTGTTTATTTCCATGTCAGCTCTGCGAGTGCTAACTGAACGCTAAATGTTTCGGTAGCTCCGATTGATCGGCTGAGTGGTTACTAACACATTGGTGGTCTGTGTTTATCTGCAGATAGTCTTCACCATAACGGACCACAGTCAGAAGTTCCATGTTCCTCTGCTCTGCAGCCGCTTCTCCTACACTACCTACCGGGGGAGCTAGAGAGTCTGTCACTCACCCCCACTCACCATCTCTCATCTGGGCCACATTCAGTTGTCAAACGTTGTCTAAtctcggttaacccagaactaatgTCTTGGTAATTGTCAGATGCTTGTTCCGGGTCCATATGTGTTAAGGGAAGAGATCGGAACCGGAACGAAGAgctccacccttctctctttgCAAGTTACGGGCAAGTCTATGGTTCAAATATCCCCCTCCCCTGCTAACACCTGTGAAATCGTCATTAATCCAAATCACCTGAACTAATGCTGCTCATTATCTCACTCATCCCGTTTTATCATGCCAGATCTACAGAACCATTTATGTTTATGTAGTCTGTCCATGAgagcgtgcccctggctgactgtgACCCGAGACCTGTCACCTGGGCCTATTCAGGTGGTTTAAAGTCATCCTTCAGTTATTGTAGGTAGAAATGTACCTAAGAAAGCACTCTTGTGTAATACTAGTTATACTGTTATAGTTATTGAGTACAGAACACAAGAACAGTATCCTTTATGTGGTACATTTCTACCAGTAACAGTTGTTATCCTGTCATCCAAGGCTCTCAGAGATCCCAGTCATTTGTTTCACTTGCCTTTTTGGACCAATCGATGACAGCAAgcacttaaaaaaaaattttGATCTGATATTAACAAAATGTCTAAGCTTTATTGGACAGTGGGGTTGTGATGTGCGCCATTTCCTTCAGAATATTGATTACCCATTTTTGTGTCCTGAAATTCATTTTGGAAAATCTAGATAGCAAAATAAACAATTACAATCTTATGTTTATGTATGACTAATTTAATTATA contains these protein-coding regions:
- the LOC116374874 gene encoding RNA-binding Raly-like protein, yielding MTLFKSEHHRSPRYISMSGELKSSRSKTGSKRPSSNPYGSDYDLDYECYQEDLYDRMYDYQRVPASLPPLSQGPSLAKRPRSSSTSSGHRRSRDRPPSKSSRAHSTSSNRAKLRMEELQVIKRELTLIKTQIDGLLDNLDRMDTQRQDHTGSPVREGSLAGSPYSPSASSGERSPSPLSPPRRCIQRESPELGEASDDDHTMNNHSSDPEDEM
- the LOC109895369 gene encoding 5-hydroxyisourate hydrolase, which encodes MTLKAAHMSTSRLQHIKDHILDEYTCAEMAAPYSPLTTHVLNTGMGVPGAHMALSLHRMDPSTSLWNLLTTGTTNDDGRCPGLITRETFTPAVYKIRFETGQYWGSLGETSFYPYVEIVFTITDHSQKFHVPLLCSRFSYTTYRGS